Below is a genomic region from Sulfitobacter sp. OXR-159.
AAATGTAAGTTCCGCCGCAAGGTTGGCCCCGGCGATGTGCTGCGGATGGATCTCACGACCCTGCGCGGCAAGCCGGGTGCGAAAATCTGGAAATTCGGCGGTGTTGCCACGGTCGAGGGCGAAATGGCCGCCGAGGCCGAATTCATGGCGATGTTAGACCTGCCACAGGACGCAGCATGAGCAATATCCACCCCAGTGCCGTGATCGAAGAGGGCGCGCAGATCGACCCTTCGGCGCGCGTCGGCCCCTTTTGCGTCGTCGGGCCTGAGGTCGTGCTGAAGGCGGATGTGGAGTTAAAATCCCATGTCGTCGTCACCGGCCAGACCGAGGTGGGCGCAGGCACGGTGATCTTTCCCTTCGCCGTGATCGGTGAGATTCCGCAGGATTTGAAGTTCAAGGGCGAAGCCAGCCGTCTGGTCATAGGCGAACGCAACCGCATCCGCGAACATGTCACGATGAACTGCGGCACCGAAGGCGGTGGCGGGGTGACGCGCGTGGGCGACGACGGGCTGTTCATGGCGGGCTGTCACATTGCCCATGACGCCATCGTGGGCAACCGGGTGATCGTGGTGAACAACGCCGCCGTGGCGGGGCATTGCGTGCTCGAAGATGACGTGATCATTGGCGGGCTTTCGGGCATCCATCAGTGGGTCCGCATCGGCCAAGGCGCGATCATTGGCGCAGTGACCATGGTGACCAATGATGTGATCCCCTACGGGCTTGTGCAAGCGCCGCGGGGTGATCTGGACGGGTTGAACCTTGTGGGGCTGAAACGCGCCGGTGTGGCACGTAGCGACATCACGGCGCTCAGGGCCGCGTTCCAGATGTTGGCGCAGGGCGAGGGGACATTCTCGGACCGGGCGCGGCGTTTGGGGGACGAGACCCAAAGCGATTACGTCCGCCAGATCGTTGATTTCGTCATGGCCGACACGGGCCGCCATTTCTTGACGCCGAAATGAGCCTTGCGCTGATCGCCGGGCGCGGCGGCTTGCCCGCACGGGTGGCGGCAGCGCAGGCCGAGCCGCCGTTGGTCTGCGCCTATGAGGGCTGCGCGCCCGATGGGTTGAAGCCCGATCTGACCTTTCGGTTGGAGACCTTGGGCAGCCTTCTGGCGCATCTTTTGGGCGTGGGTATTCGAGATGTGTGTCTGTGCGGGGCTATCGACCGGCCCACGCTGGACCCCGCAAAGCTCGATATCCGCACAGCGCCCTTGGTGCCGCAGTTCAAACAGGCACTGGCAGCGGGTGATAATGGGGCGCTTGAGGTGATCAAGACGATTTTCGAAGACCATGGCCTTCGGGTGGTCGGGGCCGATGAACTGGTGCCCGACCTGCTCGCCGACAGCGGTGTACTGTCGCGCGAACTACCAGATGAACAGATGCGCCGGGATGCCGCGCGTGGTGCTGCCGTGCTCGATGGCTTGGCCACGCTCGACATCGGGCAGGCCTGCGTGATTGGGCGTGAGCAGGTCTACGGGGTCGAGACTATCGGGGGTACGGATCATCTGCTTGCAACCCTGCCGGAGGCTATACAGGGCGCGCGCGCAGTGCTCTGCAAAGGCCCGAAAACTGGCCAAATCCGCGAGATTGACCTTCCGACCATCGGCCCCGATACGCTGCGTGCCGCCCATGCGGCGGGGCTGGCGGGCGTGGTGGTCATGGCGGGCGGCGTGATGCTGCTGGAGCGCGACGCCTGCGCGGCGCTGGCCGATGAGCTGGGTCTGGTGCTCTGGGTCCGAGAGGGGGATGCTGCATGAGGGTGTTCATTCTGGCAGGCGAGCCTTCCGGTGACCGGTTGGGCGGTGCGCTGATGGCGGGGCTGAAAGAGCTTTGCCCCGAGGTGACCTTCGACGGCATCGGCGGGCCGATGATGATGGCGCAGGGGCTGGAAAGCCGCTTTGACATGGACGAGCTCAGCGTCATGGGGCTGGCGGAGATCCTGCCCAAGTACCGCGCGCTGATGGCCCGGATCAATGAGACGGCACAGGCGGTGGTCGAGACGAAACCGGATGTGCTCATTACCATCGACAGCCCAGATTTTTCCCT
It encodes:
- the lpxA gene encoding acyl-ACP--UDP-N-acetylglucosamine O-acyltransferase — translated: MSNIHPSAVIEEGAQIDPSARVGPFCVVGPEVVLKADVELKSHVVVTGQTEVGAGTVIFPFAVIGEIPQDLKFKGEASRLVIGERNRIREHVTMNCGTEGGGGVTRVGDDGLFMAGCHIAHDAIVGNRVIVVNNAAVAGHCVLEDDVIIGGLSGIHQWVRIGQGAIIGAVTMVTNDVIPYGLVQAPRGDLDGLNLVGLKRAGVARSDITALRAAFQMLAQGEGTFSDRARRLGDETQSDYVRQIVDFVMADTGRHFLTPK
- a CDS encoding LpxI family protein gives rise to the protein MSLALIAGRGGLPARVAAAQAEPPLVCAYEGCAPDGLKPDLTFRLETLGSLLAHLLGVGIRDVCLCGAIDRPTLDPAKLDIRTAPLVPQFKQALAAGDNGALEVIKTIFEDHGLRVVGADELVPDLLADSGVLSRELPDEQMRRDAARGAAVLDGLATLDIGQACVIGREQVYGVETIGGTDHLLATLPEAIQGARAVLCKGPKTGQIREIDLPTIGPDTLRAAHAAGLAGVVVMAGGVMLLERDACAALADELGLVLWVREGDAA